A single window of Candidatus Thorarchaeota archaeon DNA harbors:
- a CDS encoding VCBS repeat-containing protein: NYSDGSYQLVQTLDLGRDPEFSPQTGDSNNDGIIDLPIGSNVGFSKYLRILQFDGVDYEFVEDGPNNGDTWVQPTVGDVDGDGYDEIVYGHEIADPDPNALDVYQVTSGNFDLETTIGPETGYEYFWRPRIGDITGDGVDDLVFTGETSTSVDTFAYAVNSTSPNQRPTSPHFIDMPNSTAGNSLLTEWNESTDLDGIVHRYELEIDNSSSFLAPQIFETTETSYRVSMLENGTYYFRVRAVDDEGLASIWSGTHVTVVEIPAEAVPPALTISYIEDIYTTPSATIAWSEPDLSAGGSVDYEAELAKNSNFTLNREKHYCSKPNITVRYLAEGTYYFRVRARVNGSIYGPWSDTESFFVYLSTITIVGPEDFFILDTATNASVSWTVNSEYRFSYSIYIDSLRMNSDENRLTNITFLLPKLAIGQHNITLEIIDLAGSTFVDSVQVTVVQNIGALTISLSFHGGLILIVAAISMYLYRSKKREKWEEFFP, translated from the coding sequence AATTATTCGGATGGATCATATCAACTCGTTCAGACGCTTGACCTTGGAAGAGACCCAGAGTTCAGTCCACAAACTGGAGACTCGAACAATGATGGCATAATCGACTTGCCCATTGGGAGCAATGTGGGATTCTCCAAGTATTTGCGTATCCTGCAGTTCGACGGAGTAGACTATGAATTTGTTGAAGATGGTCCCAACAACGGGGATACTTGGGTGCAGCCCACCGTTGGCGATGTGGACGGAGACGGGTATGATGAGATAGTGTATGGGCATGAAATCGCTGACCCAGACCCAAATGCGCTTGATGTCTACCAGGTTACATCAGGCAATTTCGACCTTGAAACAACGATAGGGCCTGAAACCGGGTACGAGTACTTCTGGAGGCCACGGATTGGAGATATTACAGGAGATGGTGTTGATGACCTCGTATTTACTGGCGAAACTTCAACCTCTGTTGATACGTTTGCCTACGCAGTTAATTCAACGTCTCCGAATCAGCGCCCCACATCCCCACACTTCATAGATATGCCAAACAGCACTGCAGGAAACAGTCTGCTTACAGAATGGAATGAATCAACAGACCTCGATGGAATCGTACATCGATACGAGCTCGAGATAGATAATTCTTCATCATTTCTGGCACCACAAATATTCGAGACCACAGAAACATCATACAGAGTATCTATGCTAGAAAACGGAACTTACTACTTCAGAGTGCGTGCAGTAGATGATGAAGGACTAGCTAGCATCTGGAGTGGCACCCATGTTACGGTTGTTGAGATCCCTGCAGAAGCGGTTCCTCCAGCACTCACAATCTCGTACATAGAAGACATCTATACCACTCCCAGTGCTACAATTGCATGGAGCGAGCCAGACCTGAGCGCGGGAGGGTCAGTCGATTATGAAGCAGAACTAGCTAAGAATTCCAATTTCACACTCAACAGGGAGAAGCACTACTGTTCGAAACCCAACATAACTGTCAGATATCTCGCAGAAGGAACATATTACTTCAGAGTCCGAGCTCGAGTGAATGGGTCGATATACGGACCGTGGTCTGATACAGAATCCTTCTTCGTTTATCTGTCTACAATCACGATAGTTGGACCGGAGGACTTCTTCATACTAGATACTGCTACAAATGCTTCGGTATCTTGGACAGTGAATAGCGAATATCGGTTCAGCTACAGCATTTACATTGATAGTCTCCGGATGAACTCCGATGAAAACAGATTGACTAACATCACCTTCTTGTTACCCAAGCTGGCTATAGGTCAGCATAATATCACACTGGAAATCATTGACTTGGCTGGCTCCACGTTCGTCGATTCGGTTCAAGTCACAGTTGTTCAGAATATAGGCGCACTAACGATTTCTCTCTCATTCCATGGCGGGCTTATACTGATCGTGGCTGCGATTTCCATGTATCTATACAGATCGAAGAAGAGAGAGAAGTGGGAAGAATTCTTTCCATAG